The genome window ACGCAGGCCTATTCGCTGGGCCTGGGCCTGATCTTTGTCAACCTGGCCGGCCGCGAGGCGCAGGGGATTGTGCGGCCCGGCGAGGAGTACGACCACGTGGTGCGGGCCATCGCCGAGGGCCTGGCCGGGCTCGCCGACCCGGTTGACAGCGCCCCGGTGGTGAGCAAAGTCTACGCGGGCCGCGAGGTCTACCACGGCAAGCGGGTTGACGAGGCCCCGGACCTGGTGGTAGGTTTCCAGCGCAATTACCGGGTGAGCTGGCAGACCGCCCTGGGCGGGTTCGGCCCCGAGGTGGTGGAGCCCAACCGCGAAAAGTGGAGCGGCGACCACTGCAGCGTGGACCGCGACCTGGTCCCCGGGGTGCTGCTCTGCAACCGCAAGATTGTCCGGAGCGCCCCGGATTTGCGGGATATCGCCCCCACGGTGCTTAAGCACCTGGAATGCCCGGTCCCGCCCGAGTACGAGGGCCAGGACCTGTTCCAGGCTTGAATTATATCCTTAACCGACACTGAAACGGAGCGCAGCCTGGAGACCCCGGAAAGCCGTTTCCAGCAAGCTTTCGGCCCCTACGCCCGGCTGGTGGAGCAGAGCCTGCCCGGCGTCCTTCCCGCGCCGGAGGAATTCTCCGCCCCGGTGGTGGAGGCCATGCGCTACAGCCTTCTCGCCCCGGCCAAGCGGGTGCGCCCGGTGCTGACCCTGGTCTCGGCGGCCCTGGCCGGAGGCAAGGCTGAAAGAGTCCTGAACGCCGCCTGCGCGGTGGAGATGATCCACACCGCCTCGCTGATCCTGGACGACCTGCCCTGCATGGACAACGCCTCGCTGCGGCGCGGCAAGCCCCCGCTGCACGCACAGGCCGGCGAGGCCACCGCGATCCTGGCCGCCAACGCCCTCCTGATGCAGGCGTTCCACCTGCTGGGACGTTCGGTGGAGGCCCACGGCCTGCGTTCCGCGGCCGCCGGGGCGCTTCTGCGCGAGGTCGCCGACTGCGTGGGCGCTCCGGGAATGATCGGCGGGCAGTGGAAAGACCTGCACCTGGACCGCGAGGACCTGGAAAGCCTGGAATTCGTGCACAGCCGCAAGACCGGCGCGCTGTTTATCCTCTCGGCCACCCTGGGGGCCAGGCTCTGCCGCGCCCGCAGCGGAGTGATCGACTCCCTGGCCGCCTACGCCAAAAACCTCGGCCTGGCCTACCAGGTGGTGGATGACATCCTGGAGGCCGAATCGACCGCCGCGGAGCTGGGCAAGCAGGCCGCGCCGGCCGGGGCCAGGAAAACATTTGTCAGCGTGTTCGGCCTGGAGGCCTCGCGGGTGGTCGCCCGTGAGCTGCTGGACACCGCCCGCGCCGCCCTGCACCGGTTCAAGGGCCCCGAGGCCCAGCTCCTGCTCGATCTGGCGGATTACGTTATGGAAAGAAAGGTCTGACACTGTGACAGAGGACAGCGACAGAGGCCCGCAGCCGCAGGATACCGGGCAGTCGGTGGAGCAGATACGCGCCCGGTTGCGCGCCCTGGGCTACCTGAACAGCCCGGTCGAGCGGTTCCTGAGCGCGCGCACTGCGGGCGGCGGCTCCTGGCGCACCGCGTTCAGCCTGGCGCTTCGCACCTCGCTGCTGATCGGCTCCCTGCTGGCCGGGCTCACCAGCTCCGGCTGCCTTCTGGCCGACCCCTCGTTCATCGAGCGGCCGCTGGATGTGCTGCTGTTTTTCCTCTACATGGACCTGGCCTTTGTCGGCCTCACTTTTCTGCTCATGCTGGGTCCGGCCCTTTACTGGGCGCGCCACGGCCGTCCCGAGCAGGACCTGCGCAAGGGCGGCTCGCTGCGCTCGGGGTTCCTGGCCGTGGCCACGTCCCTGGCCCTATGTGTTTTCCTGACCGGCTGGTGGCACGCCATGCTGATGGAGTCGGGCCTCATCGAGCCGCTGGGCCCGGTCACCCTGACCGCCCTGGTCATAATCACCCTGGTCAGCTTGGCCAGCGCGCGCCTGGTGGTGCTGATCTATTTCATCCTGGCCGGGGTCCCGGCCCCCTCCGACTCACGGCGGGCGGCGCTTTCGCACAGCTACATCCTGCCCCTGGCCGCAGTGCTGCTGTTCGAGCTGTCCTGGGCCGGCGGGGTCTACCTGAACAACTCGGCCGACAGCTCACTGGCCGACACGATCGAGGAGCGCTCCTCGATCACCCGCCTTCCCATGCTGCTGGTGGGGATCGACGGGCTGGATGCGGCCACACTGTTCGAGATGGCCGACCGGGACAGCCTGCCCAACCTGGCCCAGCTCATCCACCAGGGATTCAGCGCCGAGGTGGAGAGCGCGGAAAACTACGTGGCGCCCCAGGTCTGGAACACGGTTTCCACGGGCCTGACCCCGGAGGAGCACGGAGTGAATTTCTTCACCCTGCCCACGCTGCGCGGCCTGTCCCGCCAGCCGCGCCTTCCCGCCGCAGCACCGGGACTGCATTCGGTGGCGGTCCACGCTTTCCCGTTTTTCAGCCTCTTCCGCGCCACGCCGCTCAGCGCCAGCTCGCGGCGCGGCAAGTCGATCTGGGAGATACTGGCCCTGTTCGGGGTGCGCTGCGGCGTGGTCAACTGGTGGGCCTCCTGGCCCGCCACCCGCAACGAGGGGTTCACGGTCAGCGAGCGGACTTTCACCAAGCTGGGCCTGGTCCGCCAGGAGGAACGCACCAGCGCGGCCTATTTCGAGGACGAGGTCTACCCGCGCGCCGAGTTCGATTCCCTCTCGACCCTGGCCCTGCACCTCGAGGACCGTCTGCCGGCGATCCTGGAAAACTGTCCGCGCCTGGGGGCTTTCCTGGCCACCGAGGGCGGCAGCCCGGCCGCCGACCTGGTTCGCTCGATCTACCTGGCTGACTGTTTCTACACCCAGGCGGCAATCGAGCTGCTTTCCCGTCGCCGGGTCAGTTTCATCGCTCTCTACCTTCAGGGCGCCGACATCCTGGGCCGGATCAACGAGCGCACCGACCTGCTCGGCCCCGAGAGCCTGCGCCCGATGATCCCAGAGTACTGCCATTACATCGACGACCTGCTGGGCGAGCTGTTGCGCGCCTACCAGCCCACCGGGCTGACCGTGGTGGTCTGTGATCCCGGCAAGCGCGGCCGCCAGAACGAGCAGCACGGCGCGGTCATTTTCCGGGGGATCGACACCCGGAGCGGGACACGCTCGGTCAGCTCGTTCTACCTCGAGGACATCACCCCGACCATGCTCTACCTGATGGGCCTGCCGGTGGGACGGAACATGGCGGGACGGGTGCGCACCGAGGTGGGCATCTCTCCGCCGGGCGGCCCGCCCTCGCTGCGCTATGTGCACTCCTACGGTCCCCCGCCGGCTGTCGGCGGGCAGAGCACGCCCTACCGCTACGACCGCGAGATGATCGAGCGCCTGCGCTCGCTGGGCTACGTGCGCTGAGTGTCTATTGAGCACAGTTGCAATAAGGGCCGAAAGGTGTAAAATTAGGAGATAGAGCGGGATCGACAGTTTAAGAGGGGAATCGCCGAACGATGATCAACGATGTCCGTCGCAACCCGGGACTTCTCAAGCTGGATCTTTACTGCCGCGGTATCCGCCTGGGTGACTCGTGCCGGGTGGAATCCGACGGCGGCCGGGAGATAATGCGCACCCGGGCCGGGCTGGGCAGCGGCCTCGAGGTGGTCCTGCCCGAGGGCCTCTACACCAACATCCCGGTCAGCGAGCCTTTCGCCGCCTCCAGTTGCTACCACCTGGAGCGCGAGGCCGACTCCAGCTACCGTATATACCGCGACGGCGAGCCGGTGGCCCCGGTGAGCCTCACCCCACGCCCGGCCTGGTACGGGCTGAGCACCTCCCGCGGAACTCCGATGCGGCGGGTGGGTACCATGCAGGGGACCTATCTGGCGGTCTATCCGGCCAAGGTCTGCGACTACTGGCTGGAAAAGCCCGAGCGGGTCAACTGCAAGTTCTGCTCGGTGGGCCTCAATCTGGGCTGCGACGATGCCGAGGACAAAAGCGTGGAGGACGTGGTCGAGACTGTGGGCGCCGCGCTGCGGGAAAGCCGGATCACCGATGTGGATTTCAACACCGGCCACTACCGCGGCGACACCTATCTCGATATCCTGGAGCCTTACATCCGGGCGGTCAAGAAAAAGTTCGGGCTGCTGATCGGAGTGCAGACCCCGCCGCACAACGACCTGAAGCGCTATCACGCCCTGAAGAAAATGGGGGTGAACCGGGTCTCGTTCTGTTTCGAGCTCTGGGACCGTGAGATTTTCGCCCGGGTCTGCCCGGGCAAGCACGCACAGTACGGGCTGGACCGCTACCTGGAGGCTGTCGAGTACTGCGCGCGGATCTTCGACACCACCAACGGCGAGATCGTGGCCGGCCTGGAGCCGCCCGAAAAGTCGATCGAGGCTGTCGACTGGATCACCTCGGTGGGCGCGGTGCCCACGGTCTGCGTGTTCCGTCCGCTCCAGGGCACCGATTACGAGCACCTGCCGCCCCCGCGGACCGCGGACCTGGTCCCGGTGTTCGCCAGGTTGTACGAGGCCTGCATGGAGCGCCGCCTGATGATCGGAGTGGCGCCCAATATCAAGGTCTCGCTGGTCATCCTGCCCGAGGAGGGCCGCTATTTCGTCGAGGACGCCGGACGGTTCCCGCTGGCCCGGGCCCGCAACGCGGCGCTGCGACCTCTGTTCCGGGCCGCGTTCAGGTGCGGGCTGGTCTGAGTCGCGCGCCGGCCGGAAAAGTGTATATTTAATACAGTCCACATAAAAGTAACGATGCCGGCGCATTGCCGCCGGAGCGGGTCAATTCAAACCGGAGAGTCGTGATGCTGCGCAAGAGAATGCTGGCCCTGGTTTTCGCCGTGATCCTGCTCGGTGGTCTGAGCGGGTTCCTGTTCGCCCAGAATTTCATGGACACCAAGCCCACCATGCAGTTCAGCATCCCCAAGAACTACGGGCTGCTGGTGACCATCTACCAGTCCGGGGCCAGCACGGTGATGTGGTTCGAGGCCCAGGACGGGACACTGCGGCGGGTGCTGCTCAGCAGCGAGGGCACCTTTGACCTGAATGTCTGGGCCATAACCCGCGAATAGTCACTCAACGCGGGTCATGCCCTGAAACTGTTCTCCCCCCCCCACAAGGAGCCGGTTCATGCCGAGGGAGCATTTCGGCCAGTACCTGCTGCGCAAGGGCCTGATCGACAAGCGCTGCCTGGAGCGC of bacterium contains these proteins:
- a CDS encoding radical SAM protein, encoding MINDVRRNPGLLKLDLYCRGIRLGDSCRVESDGGREIMRTRAGLGSGLEVVLPEGLYTNIPVSEPFAASSCYHLEREADSSYRIYRDGEPVAPVSLTPRPAWYGLSTSRGTPMRRVGTMQGTYLAVYPAKVCDYWLEKPERVNCKFCSVGLNLGCDDAEDKSVEDVVETVGAALRESRITDVDFNTGHYRGDTYLDILEPYIRAVKKKFGLLIGVQTPPHNDLKRYHALKKMGVNRVSFCFELWDREIFARVCPGKHAQYGLDRYLEAVEYCARIFDTTNGEIVAGLEPPEKSIEAVDWITSVGAVPTVCVFRPLQGTDYEHLPPPRTADLVPVFARLYEACMERRLMIGVAPNIKVSLVILPEEGRYFVEDAGRFPLARARNAALRPLFRAAFRCGLV
- a CDS encoding polyprenyl synthetase family protein; translated protein: MEQSLPGVLPAPEEFSAPVVEAMRYSLLAPAKRVRPVLTLVSAALAGGKAERVLNAACAVEMIHTASLILDDLPCMDNASLRRGKPPLHAQAGEATAILAANALLMQAFHLLGRSVEAHGLRSAAAGALLREVADCVGAPGMIGGQWKDLHLDREDLESLEFVHSRKTGALFILSATLGARLCRARSGVIDSLAAYAKNLGLAYQVVDDILEAESTAAELGKQAAPAGARKTFVSVFGLEASRVVARELLDTARAALHRFKGPEAQLLLDLADYVMERKV
- a CDS encoding alkaline phosphatase family protein, with protein sequence MTEDSDRGPQPQDTGQSVEQIRARLRALGYLNSPVERFLSARTAGGGSWRTAFSLALRTSLLIGSLLAGLTSSGCLLADPSFIERPLDVLLFFLYMDLAFVGLTFLLMLGPALYWARHGRPEQDLRKGGSLRSGFLAVATSLALCVFLTGWWHAMLMESGLIEPLGPVTLTALVIITLVSLASARLVVLIYFILAGVPAPSDSRRAALSHSYILPLAAVLLFELSWAGGVYLNNSADSSLADTIEERSSITRLPMLLVGIDGLDAATLFEMADRDSLPNLAQLIHQGFSAEVESAENYVAPQVWNTVSTGLTPEEHGVNFFTLPTLRGLSRQPRLPAAAPGLHSVAVHAFPFFSLFRATPLSASSRRGKSIWEILALFGVRCGVVNWWASWPATRNEGFTVSERTFTKLGLVRQEERTSAAYFEDEVYPRAEFDSLSTLALHLEDRLPAILENCPRLGAFLATEGGSPAADLVRSIYLADCFYTQAAIELLSRRRVSFIALYLQGADILGRINERTDLLGPESLRPMIPEYCHYIDDLLGELLRAYQPTGLTVVVCDPGKRGRQNEQHGAVIFRGIDTRSGTRSVSSFYLEDITPTMLYLMGLPVGRNMAGRVRTEVGISPPGGPPSLRYVHSYGPPPAVGGQSTPYRYDREMIERLRSLGYVR